One Drosophila subpulchrella strain 33 F10 #4 breed RU33 chromosome 2R, RU_Dsub_v1.1 Primary Assembly, whole genome shotgun sequence genomic window, gacatttaaaaatatacaaaattacACCATTTTCTAGACTTACggtatataatattaaaagaaagaaCCCTCATTTCAAGGCAACTCTTTTAAACAAGGCGTGAAAAGGGGGCTATTTTAAAGTTGGTTAATAACAGCgttcttttttaatttctttggtGTTCTTTTGTCGGGTGCCCCGTGGCTTCACTGGATTCCTGCGGAAGAGCTCTGCTCGGAGGCAAGCTTGTTAGTGTGCAACGTGCTGTTGCAACGCCGGCGACTGCAGCGGCAACTGCAGCAGCGGCTGAAACTGCGCCTGCAACTGTTGCGTTGCTGCGTAATTAAGTGGGCGACAGTCTGGTAAATGCAAATTTCTTGGCCTTGTCGCACTGCTCGCCGCAGGACATGGCCAAATGCAGATGCTGGCGACCGATATGGCCGATAAGCCATGGGACCATGGCGCGATGCTGCTGTTAGCGGgtttctgctgctgttgctgttccTTGTAGACGGCGATAAGCGCTCGCCTATGATCTATGATCCCGACCTTGGCTGGCAGCTCAGAATGCGCATACGCAATGTTGCACAttcttaattaaaatgtcaaaACTGGTTTAATGGCGTTAATGAACGAACAGCGCGCAGTTCGTTAGCCGGGCGAACAGGTCGCTCGAGGTTTGACAATATTGTTTGCGCCCGTCTTGTCGTCCCCGCGAAATACTTGGGATTCCTTCGGTTCGATGTTCATGGCCTGCAGATCGCTTTGCGGCTTTTGATCTGCCGGGCGATCTGGGCTTTGATTTATCGCCAAATGCACTGCGTTTTCGAACAAAAGCGGCCGCCGCCAGCGCCGGAAAATGGAAAGTTTTCCCCGTTGCCTTGACAGTTTGCGTAGCGGCCGTTGATTTATAGAAATCAAAGCGCGGTCCGCTGGCCATTGTTGAGTTCGTTATCGTGGCTGGAAAACTGTGAGCTGAGCCATGCCAAAAAATTGGTAAGACAAGGCAGCGCTTGTTGTTTGATCATGGCCATTGCATAACTGATTGTCGGCtgaataattaattattttgatCCGCGATGCAAAATGATTTGAGTTTTAAGGATAAGCATTCAGGCTGTCTAAGAGCTGTCTCTTACCCAAAAACAACACCCACACTTCATGCTTATGTTGTTCATTTTTATTTAGCCATTGGGAACCATTTAAGGTCTTATAATTATGCTAATAAATTCTTcctttatttgtttaaattgttAACTCAACTGTGAGGGACCAATGCTAAAGTCCGTCCAACTCGTTGCATTCGCTCTTATTCAAAGTAGGCGCCTCTGCAGCAGAGGAACACTCGAAACAAATTTGGTATGTGAAGTATTCCACACCCGAATAATCATAAAATACAGGGAGGCACTAAGTTATCTCCCTGgaaatagcaaaaaaaaatcagtaaattttcatattaaatattattcctTTAAAATCACATCCAAAACGATTTTCCCTGTGCACCGAACCCGAAGCTCGACTCTTGGGGGATCCCTTGTCTGCGAAGTTGTGTGATTTATTTGGGCGGCTCGGGTGTTTTTTGCTCTTTGTGCGCTGCGCTTTTTATTATGGcacaatttttattatttttattggtgCGCACTCGAGTGGATTTCGCGGCACGAAGTGGAGCTGCAGGAGTTGCAGGCCCATGACGCACCACCCGCACCACTTATCAGAGGCTGTAAACACAACTGCACTGGGTATATATATGTGAATATGGATATGGATATGCATATCCAGGCGGGCTCAAACGAATATGcgcatttattattttacttGGCTTGCTCGCATTTTGCAGCAACGATCTGTAGACACAATAAATTaccaattatattttcatttcatATTTCTGTCATTGATTTCGCTTCCAGACTGTGGCTCCATGCCTCAATGAAATGCGAAGGGGATGTGTGCCCCTCCCGGCAACTCAGTTGAAAATTCATATCCAATGTAAGAGACAGTTTGTTTTATCAATCAACAGACCAAATTGTATAACTTTTATAATTGTTTCGAAAAGTACACAGACAGATTTACACAAAAAATGCAGTTCATGTTGGGAGGGAGCAGTTAACAGCCCCTCAGGACATATAGATAACCATGCTGTTGCTCTTCACTTCTTTGTCTTTTGAGTTCCAATGCATACAATATCGTCTGATATATCATAAAGAAACCTAGACCTGAAAAAAAAACGTTTATTATAACTAATATGCCTTTAATTGCCGCTCGATCGCCTCACATGGGGCAACTATTATGAAAATAATTTCATAGGTTTTCGTTCTGTCACTTATGGAATTCCAGCCTTTGCAGAGCCTGTAAATCTCGAAAGCAGTGGCTGCCACAATCACTGCGGCCATTATCACTACCCACATCCACACCAGACAGGCAATTtcctaaaaaatttaaaaatatagttataaattgttaacaaAAATTGAGACTTGGATACCAGTATACAACCCATCAGAAGACATATTGCAGCAAAAAGTCCGAAGCAGGCTATTCCCAAACTAATTTTATGGTATAAGCCAAAACGGTCGCctgtaaaaaaatataagcagtTTTAGAGCGTCGAGtaaatctaaaatattttcatcaatatttacGGGTAGACATATATGTTATTATTCCGATACAAACTATCATTACGCATATGGCCAGAATACCGCATTCCCATCGATAAGAAAGCTTATGGCGACAGAAATTGCACattgttattttgttttactttttttaaacataaataatTTGACATTTTTGTTACATAAATTGAATGAAAAATCAAGCCACTGATGATTTCAAAACATACTTTAACTTACCGAGGATGTAAGTGTTTATTGAGAATAGACTGATAAACTTTAAAACTAATGTGCTACAATATTCTATTCTATTACCAACAGATTATAAACATCCAGAGTTTTACAAGTTGTTGTATCTATTTTTActatttaaactttttttcctTGTgacaaaaatataagaaatagACTTGAAATCATCCGGCTTAGTTTATAACGATTCCAACGTCCTCCAGACCTAAGGTAATCTCCAGATCATTTTATAATGCTCAAAACTTTTGAGAGAACTGGTAAGAATTTTCATCGGCGGACCAACATAAAGATATTCATAGTATAGAGGGTCAATAAGGTGGGGACCATTACATAGACGAAACTACACAAGAGCTTGAGTTTTTACTGGGGACTAGTATGGTCAAGTTTTATAAACTTTTACGTTTATACGTGGGTATACTCACAAACTGAAGGTCTCACCCTATTTGCAGcatacaataaaaatattccAGCAACAATGCCGAAGGGCAGTGCAACTATATGAAACCAATCGACGGCTTTACTAAAGATACGACTCATTGGATTTAAAATCATACTTAACACCATAATCAAACCAAAATATAACATAAAATGGCCACATTTCGGCATTGACCTCGTGGAGGTATACCGCTGCAAAAACACATTTTTACGAAATTTAAACCTTTAAATTTGAATCTATAACAAAACGTTACAGACAACTCAAAAGCTCGTtgtttaaatacaaaaaaaatataagacaaATGAAATGGTTGTGGTAAAATCTcaactaattaaataataatcattTGAATGAATATTATATAAGACTTTTTACTTTAGTCCCAATTCATTTAATTAGTACAATCAACCAACAACTGCAGCAGTCGCCTGTTAAGAATTAGAATTCATTTCCTTTAGTGTTACAATTTTAAACTCAAACTTTAATGAAACTGAGCAGCCGGAAAAGTGCAATCTTAACCGTAAAGCCAAATCATCCCCCGAGCTCAGTTATCTGAAAGAAAAGCGCGAAAATCCCTTTGTTAgactgtttttattttcgtctGCTTCTGGGACTGTCTATATTTATTTCCTTTGCCGCTCTATAAAGCCGCCCAGCTGGCTTTGTGGAAAGCCTGCCGCCACATTAAGCCCCCACTCAGCGATTTGGAAATGGAAATCAAAAGTCGCCGTTAAAGTGTCTAGGAAATTGTGCATgcattaaataaatgaaactCCCTTCATCCCGAAGGGCCGACAGACTGACCAGGGGTCGGACCAGAAATAACCTCGGGTCCatgtgcaaattaaaatgGGAATAACAGTCGAAGGAGGGCATTTGGTAGGGAGAGAATGGTGGTCAGGGGTTGAgcttaaaaaatgaaaacactCCAGCTTGGCATAAGCAAGTTTTGAGAAAGGGTAGACGATGTTGATGGAAGGAGTACTTTGAAAAGCAACAAGCTTTGAAAGCAAGAATCTAAAATATTCAAAAGGTATATATTTCTCAACCATTTTGTTTAAATGGCAAACGAGATCAAAGTTATAGAACCTAACAAAGGTAATTGATTATATCAATTTAAGATCTTTAAACATCAAAACTTTCATgttggtccttcgagccggatgATTCCATGATCCAGTTGATATATTCAAGCTTGTCGAAAGCAAGTGCAAGGCATATAGAAATGCAAACTAATTATTTAGCACACTTCTGACCCCCTtctcaagtattttttaattgctGTGGCCAATTATAAAGTTCGGCAGAAAATACGAACTAGTCCCAAAAACTAGGGAGAAGCCAAAAGCACGTCAATGAGCACCGCACGTAATTCAATCTGGGCAGCTCAGTTTTTCCGGGCCCTTTGTCGAGCTTTATGTGGGCTTACCTTGCGAGGGCGGGGCAGGGGCTATAATTATATTCTCAAATTTTCATGGTTCCCTAGAATTTGTGTTCTCAGCTCTGtgcctctttttttttgccttgcATATTTTACCATAATTTGCTGTTCTTGTTTGTCTGCCAGTTGTCCTGGCGTACAAATTGCGAATTGAAAACTTCGAAAACTAACGGCAATTACAGAATTTTCCGAAAACCGAAACCAAAGACGAGTACGAGCCCAGGGCCCAAACTTGGACTATTTGGCTGACTGTGCGTGtaattataattttctttaagtcGGTTTGCGCAAACTTTTCTTTATGTCAAAGTTTCGCCCGCCAGCTCCCTCCATCTTTGCGACCGCAAATAATTTTGTGGAAAAGTTGCCGCCTCTCCCCATTTCACTGAGCTCCACCGATTTTTCCATGTTGTTGGTAATTATGCTCTTTGTGCGACGCTGGCAAACTTTTGGGTACATCGTCTGAGTGTATTAGTTGTAATGTGCTTCGGTTAGCCCAAGGAAGCGAGCAAGTTGCCAAACTTACGGCAACAATAACAAGGAAAAACAAGCGTCGAAGGGGGAAAAGGACCCGTCCCCCTGCCGTTTGTATTTCGGGAACTTACCTTTCGGTTCGACCAGATCCTTTGGCTAGACAATGTGTCTTATTAGCGAAGCTCGCCAGCGGCAAACTTTCCGATGATTTTCATTCACTAGAAGTTTGGCATCAAATTTTCAGCTAATCACGTTGGTGATGAATGAAATATAAACTTTCTGAACTGTTTTCCGCCATAATTGTTGGTCCTGCCATTCAGCAAATATTTCCACTGCCACCAGCCGAATATTGGTAAACAGTTAGGGAGGTTCAAGTACCATTTGTTTCgttataaaatgaataaataaacaaaagccAAAGGCAAGGAAACACTATATAAATTAGTTAATTGTCGAGGATACAAATTAATTTCTTACCAATTAGAAATGTCAGAAACAGAATGTTTCCAAGCTtccaaaaaattgtaaaagaTCTCCAGTCCTCtaaaaaattttccattttaaaaacaaaaagaaacatGCAGCTCAGTGGTATGGCCAAAGTGGTTAGCAGCGCTAAATGAATGTATTCCTAAGGAAAAAGTTATCATTTAATTAATCATTAGGGACTTATAGTTTATTACCACGTCGGCCATCAGTTTTATTGTATAGGCAAATCCAATAACCAAAACAATCGGAGcaaggaaaataatatcaaatGTGCTGAGGTTAAAAACTGTAATATAATTGCATGactgatatgatatgatatatttAAAGGCGCCTAATCATCTACCATGTCTCAGGAGTCCTATTGAAGTGGCCACGCAAATAATTCCCACTATAATCATCCAAATGTGCGCTTTATCTTTACTgcacattttattaaattttaaactttttaatactTTGAGTTGACAATTAATTCCAAAGTAACTCCTTTAATAATTGCCTAAGCTCAAATTCTAATAACTCTCTTCAATATACCCATCAACGGTTTTCACCTAATAAATTCCATCCATAATTCCGTGCAACAAATGAAAACTAATTTTAGTTGCCTGGCACTTAACACCAACTCACGACTTGTCCATTTCGCCTAATGACCAGATATATGGCCATACTGAAACCGATGCTGGGGGCTGTGATTTGGCTAACTGCGTCTGCATGATTCTCCCTTTGTGGCGTATGGAATGGCATTTTATTGGATTACTCAATCAAATATGTGCTGGGGGAACTCAGGTTACGAAATAGGTAAATTGGGCGAGATTTCGACAAGCAACCTGCAGGTAAGGGTAATCCGGTCGAACATTTCTCTGACCTGAAATGCAGATTTATCAGGGAAAGTTAGCCttaaattaaactttttacACAATAAGAAATTGTACTCGACTTAAACAGTGGATTTTGCATTCCAAAAAGTGTTCCTATTTGACAAGTTATAACTCGATAGTGTGGTGCATCCCAGAATGTCTATAGATCTGTAGATTATACTTATACTTCAATTATAGATAGATTTGTATAAACAACTTCCGTGTTAGGATCAAGTAAGGCAGCCTGAGATAAAGACTTTTACAAGATTATCAAGACTTAAAATATGGTTTTGGTTGTGTATATTTGATACCAAGACCCCTCAGACGGCAACATTCCACCGCTGCCATGCTAATTCGAATGCAAACCCTCGAACATCCTTGAGAGTTATGCAAAGCAGGAGCTGCCGAATGCAAAATGTGTTTTCACTTTTGTTCGTTTATCAAACGGGTGTCGGGCTGACGGGTTGGATGGTTTGCTGGCTGgttggctggctggctggttTGTCGATTTTGTTGGCCGGGCGCCATGGTCCGACTCCAACTGCAATATGACCAACGGCAACAAATAGCTGACAGTAACAGCGGCAACGGCGCTGGATACAGCTGAAAAGCAGAAAAGGACCCGGGGCAAATTCACGACTCGcatattgaaaacaaaaactgCAGCCTGAGTGGAGTGAAGACAGGCACACGTGATGGGGGATATTGTGGGATTGTGTGATTGTGTTTACGGTGTGGCTACATGGATACATGGCTACATGGATGCATGGATGGATGTTTGGGGGCCTCGATGTGGAGCGGGTGCAGCTGCCCCAACTCGAAGTTCCAGCCCCTGCCCCCTTGCCCGCTGGATCCCTTGAAGTGAAGCCAAgtgaaaatgaaaacaaagtTTAACAAACCGTGGCTAACGAGCTACATTAttaaaacttcaaaaatgCATAAATTTTGCCGTAGACGAATGGAGCGGACTGGCggcattataataatataatgcATATCCTGGGCAGGCATTTGAAAGTTATTGACACCTTCTCCTCTCCACCTCGCTCGGGAAACTCGTGACGTGATCGCTGTGTGGCTCCTCGGAAAGAAGGTGTTGCAACACAGACCAGGTTCCCCAAAGTTGCACGATCTGGGCAACGGGCAACGGGcacccaatcccaatcccagtcCCAATACCAGCCCAACTGGAACTGCGGATCGAGTTCGCGACTCGGCTGCCAAGTGATTCTGCGCATATTAGTTGGCCATTAGGCGCACACCATTGTCAGCTGTGAACGGCAGTCAAAAGGCGCATTAAAATTCAGACGGTGTTAAATATTACAAGCGCCCCTCGCGAAAAAGGGGGAAAGGTTTCGCGCTGATTTGCAGCTGCCACTCAAGAGGTTTCCAAGCGGGTGGAGTTGGACATGGACGAGTACGAGGATCGGGGGATCGCGGAGGAGCTTGTGAAATGTTGTGGCGACGTGATATGTTAATCTCGCGGGCCAAAACGTGGAGCGCTTCGGATGCGGATGTTTGGCAGACAGAAAACCACTTGTCGGGTCAACATGGCTTGGGATGAATAAGTATCACCAAAAATGcatttacattacaaatttatttgtaAAGATTAAATCTTTTCACGAATATGGTTCCCCATCGTCTTTAATTTTATTAGTACTTGAAtggaaaatgttttaatgGGTACCCTGCATTCTAGcttttaatttcttattatttaaatttctttgAACTTAAAGCTTCCTTTCCACACAACACAATGATAAAGTACATTTTCAATGctcttgaaacagaatttgAAACTTTTATTGGTGTTTCAGTTTTGTTTGGTTACTTATGGATAAACAATAATGGCCACCACCaacattatatattataacaaggtaatgttttgttttaaaatggGTATTAGTGTGAGGCGTTCATGTTAATGAAAGTATCTTTGGCATTTTGGACCACTAAAACGGTGATCTTGGCATCCGGGGTGATGAGCACCTCATGATATTTGGTACGAACTCTCAAGAAGGTCAAAGTTTGAGCTGGCTCCAATTTGGATAAGAATGCCTGGCACTTTTCCCGCAAGTTATCATATAGACAGGCATACTGCAGGCTCTCCTGACGATCCATCGAGGTCTTCACCGGAACACCCGAGTGGTTCATGATCAATAGGTCCTCCACGCCAGGCTTTTCTTTTACTCGGCGAAATACTTCCTCCACATAACTTTTAGTGCGTTTTGGCTGTAAGCTTTTGATATTACTTGATGTGGGATAAGGTTATAAATTTGTAGACTTACATCAAGCTCTGCTACCTCCATTTTGATTAAAGTTTTTAGAGAGTTCTACGATACTGATattcatatgtatgtataatattatatattcgTTGTCAAGTAATGACTGGGCTACTTTGACGGGATTTTATAGAACTTCCTAAGTCATGGGTGTTTGTTTCTAATATATGTTAAGTCGATTTTCATATTTCGACATATAAAAAAACCTTTTGATGAAAGTCTATGAATTTTATTGATAAATCATTTGAAATTGGATTTTTGTAATACAACTGATTTAAGCACATCATTTATCATAGGAGTGTCTGTCTAGACGTGATCTTTGTAGTATGGATAGTTTTTGTGATGCAACAATGTTCGTTTTTGCCAGTGTGGTATGAGATATAATTGCCATAAGCtggcattaaaatatttgttcacTGTTTTTGGTATCCGTGGCCAGGACAAACAGTAATAAATTCCACGGGTATCATCCCTGTGACGTCATAATCACGGGCATTAGATGATTTAGCCCGATGTCGAGCAGGGCCAAATTAGGCGGGAGTTATTTGCCAAAGCCGGCTCTAACTCTGCGGCCAACTCTAATCGGCTCCTAACTCAGCTGCCAAGCATCGTGGACGTGGACGGCCCACTTTCGAGGTGCGCTCCCAGAGCATAAAGTGCAATTATAGCGGTGCAGCGAGGAACAGGGCCATGAAATACCAACACCCGACAGCTGTAAACAACAATTTGCCGGGCGGCCATAACCGCATCTCGCATCGGAGACCAAATGCCAATAACTCGCCGAGCGAGCGCGcttataaaaaagttatttaaaagCCCGGCCAGCCAACTCGGCTGGAGTCCCAACAGCCAACAGCTAAGAGCCAACAGCCAAAGCCAAGCCAATCCAATCCAACAATGGCAAATGATGATGAGACGTCCAGTCGTTTCAGGTTAAACGCTAAGCGTTTCGGCAGACGCGCAAAAACTTAGACGTGGCCAAGGAGTCGAGGATGGAAACTTGAATGAAAATACCCCGAACCGAACTGAACCAAACCGAGCAGGAGAATCGAACGTAATGAGCAAATTTATGGTCAATTGATAATTTAGAGGCATTCGGTATCATCAATAATGGACCATTCGGATGCGACTCTGGATCGAAGATGAGGCATTGTTATTGGGACCAATGTGGCGCAAATTGTGCTAAATGTTTCGGCAGGCCCTACGCAATTCCCTGGCCCAAAAGGCACGCAcatgaaatatatttatgtggGCAACATAAGGCGACCGTGGGCcgtattttatataattcgACTGTCAACCGGGGAACTGGGTCAGAGGTTCGGCTTTTGGAGTTGCGATTCTGTGGCCCGCTTTTGTTGTCTAGGCCTTCTTGGCTCGCAATTTAACTCGCTAATTGAACGCTTTGTCTGACACATCGAATAAATCACACAATTTCCAGCTTGCACCTTGCAAGCCAGTCTTCCACCAACTGCACGTCGCCATGTTTATGCCAATAATATGCCATAAAGTATAGAAAGGAGCCGGCACAATGGAGCGCAGTGCACATGGGGTCCAAAAAC contains:
- the LOC119551910 gene encoding dynein light chain roadblock-type 2 isoform X2 is translated as MNHSGVPVKTSMDRQESLQYACLYDNLREKCQAFLSKLEPAQTLTFLRVRTKYHEVLITPDAKITVLVVQNAKDTFINMNASH
- the LOC119551910 gene encoding dynein light chain roadblock-type 2 isoform X1 produces the protein MEVAELDPKRTKSYVEEVFRRVKEKPGVEDLLIMNHSGVPVKTSMDRQESLQYACLYDNLREKCQAFLSKLEPAQTLTFLRVRTKYHEVLITPDAKITVLVVQNAKDTFINMNASH
- the LOC119550000 gene encoding uncharacterized protein LOC119550000, which translates into the protein MCNFCRHKLSYRWECGILAICVMIVCIGIITYMSTRDRFGLYHKISLGIACFGLFAAICLLMGCILEIACLVWMWVVIMAAVIVAATAFEIYRLCKGWNSISDRTKTYEIIFIIVAPCLGFFMIYQTILYALELKRQRSEEQQHGYLYVLRGC
- the LOC119551909 gene encoding uncharacterized protein LOC119551909 isoform X1; translation: MCSKDKAHIWMIIVGIICVATSIGLLRHVFNLSTFDIIFLAPIVLVIGFAYTIKLMADVEYIHLALLTTLAIPLSCMFLFVFKMENFLEDWRSFTIFWKLGNILFLTFLIVEIFAEWQDQQLWRKTVQKVYISFITNVIS
- the LOC119551909 gene encoding uncharacterized protein LOC119551909 isoform X2; translation: MCSKDKAHIWMIIVGIICVATSIGLLRHVFNLSTFDIIFLAPIVLVIGFAYTIKLMADVEYIHLALLTTLAIPLSCMFLFVFKMENFLEDWRSFTIFWKLGNILFLTFLIVFPCLWLLFIYSFYNETNGT